GGCCGGGTCGAAGATCGACTTCTGTCCGAAGAGCACGATCGCGCAAAGCAAAATGATGAGCGCGACCGAGATCCCCTCGAGTATCAGCATCAGGATGCTTGACAGCTGGATGTCCTTATATGCCAGCAGCCAGATCGTGAAGCCGCACAGCGCGAACAACATCAGTTGCGGGATGTGGATTCCGATCATGTCGAGCAGCGTGCTGGCAAAGATCGTGAACCCGGTCATGCCGGCGGTGCCGATAAACAGGTAGGCCCATATCAGGCACCATCCGGAGACGTTGCCGGAGGTCGTGCCGAGCCCCATCACCGTATAGCCGTACATCGAGCCCGCCGCGCTCGAGCGCTTGGCGAACTGGTTCAGGTTGAGCGCCACGAACAGCAGCATCACGGTGCCGAACAGGTAGGAGAGCCAGCTCGCGTTGCCGGCGCTGCTGTACATCAAGGGTACGATCAGCGCCGCCGTCATCGTGGGCGAGATCAGTGCGATCGCCATTGCGCTAACTTCGCTGAAGTTGAGACAATTCGATCGCAACCCGGATTTGGATACGTCGCTGTTTGCCATAAAAACTCCGTTTGCCTCTCGGGCAACTCTGCGGTTGTTGCCTCAAAGGCAACGCTCTGCAATCATTGTGCCCTGTTGGCAACATCGCCATTAATCAAGCGCGACGTGCGATCTTTAAGCGCAACCCCTGCCCTGAGCGGCCCGCTGATGCTGCCGCGACAGGCAGATGCCCGGCAGGCGAACAGCGCCCAAGTTGCCAAAGACGGTCATGGAGACGGTGGATGAAATCAGCTATCGCGATCAGATACGTACACTTCGAGGACCTCGGCACATTTGAGCAGCCGCTGCGACAGGCGGGGTTCGACGTGCATTACATCGAGGCAGCTGACGGCAAACTGGATGAGGCCAAATGCCTCGCCGCTGACATCTTGTTTTCTCTGGGTGGACCAATCGGCGCGTACGAAGACGATGCTTATCCGATGCTCAAGCCGATCCTCGCGATGCTCGAGCGGCGCATCGCGGCCGACTTGCCGACGGTTGGAATCTGCCTCGGGGCGCAGCTGCTTTCGCGGGCGCTCGGCGCGCATGTGTACCCTGGCGCGGGCAAAGAAATCGGATGGTCGCCGATTAGGCTGACGGAGTTCGGCGCCGCCTCTTCCCTGCGCAATTTCGGCTCGACTCCCGTCCTGCATTGGCATGGCGACACCTTCGATTTGCCGCACGGCGGCACGCTGCTGGCCTCGACCGAACGCTACGCAAACCAGGCGTTCAGCTTCGGCCACAAGGTTCTCGGCTTGCAGTTTCATCCCGAGGTGACGGCGCGAGGGCTCGAGCGATGGTTCATCGGACATGCGTGCGAGATCGCCGCCACGAGCGGCATCGACGTTCCGTCGCTGCGTGCACAATCAACCCGCTTCGCGTCGGAGCTCGAGGCAGCATCGCAGAAATTCCTTGTGGAATGGCTTGGCCAATGCGGTATAGGCGGTATAGAAGGTGCCCAAGATGTCGACGGTCGGGTGATGCGCAGATAGCGCGGGATTGACATCGATTTGATCGGCGTATAGCCGGTTAGGCATGCGAGCCTCGCGGTTCAAAATTTCCGGACGCCTGTTGCTGGCCGGGGCAGTCGCGCTGGTTGGTCTGACGGCGTCACTGACGGTGGTTGGTATTGGGCCGCGCACGACGGAGGTGGTAGGCATCGGCGCCATCACTATCGCGACCAGCGATATCAAGCCCGGCAGCGTGAAGTTCTATTCCTATCAAGGCGCCTCGGGCGACAAGATTCGTTTCCTGCTCTCGCGCGACGAGACCGGCGACGTGCGCGCCGCGATTGACGCATGCCAGCGCTGTTACACTTTTCACAAAGGCTACACCGCCTCACGCGACGGCTACTTGATCTGCCGGCTCTGCGGTAATCGCTACAAGCTCAGTGACAAGACGCTGGGTATAGCCACGTGCAATCCGGTCAAACTGCCGATCCGAAAGAACGGCGACACCGTGCAGGTCAATTCGAACGACCTCGAACACAATCGCTCGATGTTCTAGATAGCGATGGATCCGAGCCAGACGGCGATTGAGATCGAGGCGCCGGCGCGCGTCTCGTCGGTGCGCGGCTTGCGTTGCTGCTGCTGCTCGGCAGCATGCCCGCGACGACGGGAGTTTTTGTCGTCTTCGGAATGTCGCATCCTGAGCTCGCGCTGAACTTCTGTCATCCGCTGGAAAGCGCGGTGGCCGCCGCGCCGATTCTGCTCGCGCGCCCGGCCCTCGCTGCGCTCAGGCCTTCGTTCGTTGAATTCGAACTCGCGCGGCGTCCGGCCGAAACACGGCCTTCTGAATTTTCGCCCGAGCCTGAAGGTCCGCCACCCGAATGGGGCTGCCTAATCGGCACGTATACTGACATCTGGTTTTGCGATTGCGCCAAGCGCGGCTCTTTGCGCGCCGCAATCTCTCGCTCGTGCCGGATCAGGCCGGCAGAAATGGGTTCATTCGCGGGCGTCGGGTCCTTGAATTCCTGATCTCGCTCGAGTGGGAGAAGGGTTTCGGCGATTTGCCGAAATCCATGGCTCGGACCCTCGTCGCGTTCTGGATGATCGTGTGGCGCGCAAAGCCACCCGAGGATTGGTTCGAGCGCGCCGCGGCGCGGGTCTCCAAGGCCGCGCTCTGGGCAGTCGTCGCGATTGTCGCCAGCGGGAGCTACCTCGCGTACCTCGGACTCGGCTTCGACCTCGACCATCTGCTCTACTCGTCTTACGGCCGTACACTGATGGTCAAGATCGCGATCTTCGCCGCGGTGCTGCCCTTCGGCGCTTACAATCGCTTCTGGCTGATCCCGCAGATCGACACGGCGCCGCCGCGCCGCGCGCTGCTGCGTAATGTCGGGATTGAAGCGTTGATCATTGCGGCTCCTGTTCGCGACGATGCTCGCCAACACGCCGCCGACTCATCCGCACGTGATGACGCCGGGGATGACGATGACGATGTGACGCCAATCCGCGCATCCGGTATTTTCTTCACGATCAAGCCGACTAACCGTCTTCAATTGAATGCTTAATTAGCTGATTGGAGTTGGAATAGGCAGGCGAGCGCGGCTATACTTGCGCGCGATGGCGTTAGTCACCGCGCCGGGCTCGAGCGGGGCAGCTCGGGCAGCGGCGTTTTTCAATTCAGCGACCGCGGTCCATCGCCGGGTACGGTTCATCCCGGACCGCTCACTCTCACGAGCGACATCTCAACTATGAGTTCACGACGCTTCACTGTTGGGCGCGCGCCGACCTGTGACATTCCAATCGCCGATGATTCGGTGAGCCGGGTCCATGCCGAAATCGTGATCCTGGGCACGGATCGGATGCTGGTGCGCGACCTGGGCAGCCAGAATGGCACCGTACTGCTCCGCCAGGGGCGCGAGTTCAAGCTCGGCGAGGAAACGATTTACCTGACCGACACCCTGCGCTTTGGCGAGGTGACATTGCTCGCGCGCGAGGTTTACGAGGCGCTACCTGCCGAGCAACCTGTGCCCGCCGCGGTCGTCCAACGTCCGGCACGCGGAAAACCGTCGAGTGGTGGCGCTGTAATGGTGAGATGCGACTGCGGAGCGGTCAAACCTCGCGGCCAGCAATGTCCAGTGTGCGGTGAGTAACCGCAGGTCAGAAAGGGAGTCACGTTTCGATGAGTCAGCCACAGCAAGTCGCGCCTGTCCGAGCGCCGCAGCCCCCGGCCGGAAGCGCTCCGGCGGCCTCGCCACAGAATACCCTGAATCAGCTTTGGGCGGTTCCCGATCGGCGCACCGTGATGATGATCTCGGTCGGCGCGGCAATCGTTTTCATCCTGCTGCTCACGGCGATCTTTCCCAAGGACAGTCACGGTGCCGAGATCTTGACCGATCACAGCAAGTACTCGCACTTCCCCTACCCGTTCACGATTCAGAACCTCGAGCACATCCTGTTTTTTATCGGACTCGGCGAGCTGTTTGTGCGCTGGCGCGTCGCGTCGCGCGAGCATGAGTTCGCCGAGATGCATTTACTGCCCGAGGACCAGGAAACGGTGCTCACGCACGGCGATCTCGGCCCTATTCGCCGCCGCGTCGCGCATATGTTCGGACGCGAGCACGGTTTTCTGCCCTATCTGATCGACGTATCGATTCTGCAATTCCAGTCGGGGCGCTCAATCGAGCAAGTCGTCGGCGTGATGAATTCGAGCCTCGAGCTGATCGAGCATCGCGTCGATCTGCGCTACGGCCTCATTCGCTATATCGCGTGGCTGATCCCGACGGTCGGCTTTATCGGCACGGTCGTGGGGCTCGGCGGATCGCTCGCGCTGGTGCCGCAGAACGGCAATATCTCGATTTACGAAATCGCGCAGGCGCTCTCGCTCGGATTCAACTGCACGATGGTCGCGCTGATGGAAAGCGCGATCCTCGTGTTCGTGCTCTATCTCGCCCAGGAGAAAGAAGAGACCGCGATCAATCTCGCGGGCACTTACACGCTGCGCAATCTGATCAACCGGCTTTACGAGGAGCCGAAGTGAAGTGAAGCCGCGCAATCGCGAGGTCAGTATCTTCAACATGTCGGTGCTCGATCTTTTGACGGGCGCCCTGGGAGCATTCTGCTTCCTGACCCTCGCGCTCTTCCCCTACTACTTCAAAGCGACAGGAGCTTCGGCGGGAATCAGCAGTACCGATGCGAACCAGGCCAAGAAGGCTGCAGAGCAGCTTAAAGAGATCAACCTCAAGCTGAAGAGCCAGCTCGCGACCGCCAAGGCGAACCAGGCGGGGATGCCGCCGTTCGCGATGGCGTCGCTCTTCGCGTCTCCGCCGAACGCGCCCAACTCATGCGGCGCGCTCCAGGTTACCGATTATTCGGGCCCGGGTGGACAGCAAGCCGTAAAGCTCCTGCCCACGGCCGGCAGCAACGGCTACGACACTGGTCTCGATCTGTTCCTGCTGGCTCCCGGCGACTACTCAATCACAGTGACGGCCTACGCCACCGGCTTGCCCTGTTCACTTTGGATGACGGTGAATGGCGCTACCGGCCAGACTCAAACTTCGACTGTAATGAATACCACGGCAGCCGCGAGCTACACGCTGAAATTCTCAGTCGCGGCCGCGGATCTATCATTCGCCCAGGTAATGAAGTGAGAATGTTCGACCAGTGGTGAACGAGCGGTCACAAAGAGCTATCGAGCCAAGGGCAGCGGGCAATGAAACCGCGTAATCGCGAGGTCAGTATCTTCAACATGTCGGTGCTCGACTTGTTGACGGGCGCGCTCGGCGCGTTCTGCTTCCTGACGCTCGCGCTCTTTCCGTACTACTTCAAAGCCCAGGGCGCCGCGGCGTCGCCCGCGCCGCAGCCGTCGCCGGGCACGAATATCGCCGAGCTGCAGGCCGAGAATAATAGCCTGACCGAGCAGATCGCGGCCGAAAAATCGTCGGGCAAGCAGATGCCGCCGTTTGTGCTGATGTCGATAGGCTCCTATTTCGCCAGCACCGGCAACACCTGCGCAACTTTCAGTTTGACGGGGATTACTCCACCGGCAGGGGCGCCGGCCGCCGGCTATCGCCCGACCGGCAACCAGACTCCGGATGGCCGATTCTACGGCTACTACCTCTTTCTCCAGCGCGTCGGCCAGTATGGAATCGACGTGAACGCTGCTCCAATCGGGGCGGGCGAATGCCATGTTACGATCGACGTGGAAGGAATCGCTAACAGCAATAAGGAAAAGATCATCACGCAGCAGCAATCGCTGCATTTCGATTACCAAATCACGGGCGATGATTTTCCCTCGAGTCTTTTTGATTGAAGGTGGATGAACGATGGCAATGACGAGATGCAGTCACGGTCACTTTTTCGATGCCGCCAAGCACACTTCCTGTCCCTATTGCGGTGTCGGCGCTGACGTCGAAGGCAAGACGCGCCGCGTTCCCGACAATGCGGGCGCTGCCGCGAGCGCGTCTTCCCCTGCCCCTGTCGCGCCTATTCCCGCGTCCAGTCCAACGCCGAGCGTGGAGCCGGGCGCCACGCGCGCCGTTTATCGCGACGCCGCCAGCGGGATCAGTCCGGTTATCGGATGGCTCGTCTGCGTTGAGGGGCCCGACAAAGGCCGCGACTACCGAATCCATAGCGAGAAGAACTTCATCGGGCGCAGCGCTACGATGGACATCGCGGTCACCGGCGACGAGAGCGTCTCGCGCGAGAAGCACGCTTCAGTCGCTTACGATCCCAAGCGCCGCGCGACCTGGATTCTGCCCGGCGAAGCCGCGGGGCTCGTCTATCTCAACGATCAATTGGTCAACACCCCGATGAAACTCGCGCCGCGCGATATCGTCGAGGTCGGCAAAACCAAGCTGATGTTCTGGCCGCTCTGTGACGACAAATTTCATTGGGACTGACGGCCTCGTCTACGCCCCGGGCAACGCCCAGGATGTAGGCAAGCGCAGCGATCAGCAGGATTCGTTCGGTTTTTCCGATCCGCGAGACGCCGGATTCATGGCGCACGGCGGGATGCTCGCGATCGTTGCCGACGGCATGGGCGGGATGGCGCACGGCGCGGAAGCAAGTCAGATCGCGGTGCGCACCTTCCTTGCGCAATATGCCGGCAAGCAGCCGGGCGAGGCTGTGACACAGGCCCTCGCGCGGGCCTTGGAAGCGGCAGATCGTGCAGTGTACGAATTTGCCGCATCGGTCGGGCTCCAGCGCGATGTCGGCTCGACGCTGATCGCGACCGCATTTACGCCCGCCGGAATGTATTGGACGTCGGTCGGTGACAGCTCGCTCTATCTGCTGCGCAACGCGCGCGTGGAGCGGCTCAACCGTCCGCACACTCTGAGTGAACGGCTTGCCGAGCTGGTGAAGCGCGGTGAGATGTCCGAAGAGGAAGCGGCGATCGATCCCGATCGCGACGCGCTCACGAGCTACGTCGGCGCGGGCGGTATTCCTGAAGTTGATGCATCGGTTGAAGGGCTGGCGCTGACGCCTGGCGACATGATCATCCTGTGCAGCGACGGTCTGTACCGCGCCCTCGATGTTGAAGAGATCGCGCGGATCGCATCGTCAGCCGCCGACGGACAGCGCGCCGCCGACGCGCTCATCGCGCAAGCGCTTGCGCGTGAACTGCCGCGTCAGGATAACGTTACTGTTCTCTGCGTTGGGGTTTTGGAGCAGTAGAGAGGCGACGAGTTGGACGATACTGCGCAGCTTTGCATGGGGTGCATGGGCGATCGAGGCAACGCCGCGATCTGCCCGACGTGCGGCTACGACGAGAACTCGCCGCCGACCGTCGCGTTTCAGCTCCCGCCGCGCGCGGTCCTCAACGAGCAATATATCGTCGGCCGCGCGCTCGGCGCCGGCGGCTTCGCGATCACCTATCTCGGGTGGGACATCAGGCTCGCGCGCCGCGTCGCGATCAAGGAGTACATGCCGAGCGGACTCGCAAGCCGCGCGGGAGACACCAGCCAGGTCGTGCCGCACAGCGGTCCTTCCAAGGAAGACTTCGCTTACGGCCTCGAGCGCTTCCTCGACGAAGCGCGGATGGTCGCGCAGTTCGAGGGCCATCCGGGAATCATAGCGGTCACGAATTTCTTTCCGGCGCACGGCACCGCGTACCTCGTGATGGAATATCTCGAGGGCACAACCTTAAAGGATTACTTAAAGGATCGCGGCGGACGGCTCGCCTTCGACGAAGCGCTCGACATCATGACGCCGGTGATGGACGCGCTGCGCGAGGTGCATCGCGTCAACGTGCTGCATCGCGATATCAGCCCCGACAATATCTACGTCACCTCGGGGGGCCTGATTAAGCTGCTCGACTTCGGCGCCGCGCGCCAGGCTCTGCGCGATCGCAGCCAGCGAATGTCGGTAATCCTCAAAGTCGGTTACGCACCCGAGGAACAGTATCGCAGCACCGGCAACCAGGGGCCGTGGACCGACGTTTATGCGGTCGGCGCAACGTTCTATCACCTGATTACCGG
The genomic region above belongs to Candidatus Binataceae bacterium and contains:
- a CDS encoding protein phosphatase 2C domain-containing protein, with the protein product MTTNFIGTDGLVYAPGNAQDVGKRSDQQDSFGFSDPRDAGFMAHGGMLAIVADGMGGMAHGAEASQIAVRTFLAQYAGKQPGEAVTQALARALEAADRAVYEFAASVGLQRDVGSTLIATAFTPAGMYWTSVGDSSLYLLRNARVERLNRPHTLSERLAELVKRGEMSEEEAAIDPDRDALTSYVGAGGIPEVDASVEGLALTPGDMIILCSDGLYRALDVEEIARIASSAADGQRAADALIAQALARELPRQDNVTVLCVGVLEQ
- a CDS encoding CopD family protein, with the protein product MARTLVAFWMIVWRAKPPEDWFERAAARVSKAALWAVVAIVASGSYLAYLGLGFDLDHLLYSSYGRTLMVKIAIFAAVLPFGAYNRFWLIPQIDTAPPRRALLRNVGIEALIIAAPVRDDARQHAADSSARDDAGDDDDDVTPIRASGIFFTIKPTNRLQLNA
- a CDS encoding FHA domain-containing protein, coding for MAMTRCSHGHFFDAAKHTSCPYCGVGADVEGKTRRVPDNAGAAASASSPAPVAPIPASSPTPSVEPGATRAVYRDAASGISPVIGWLVCVEGPDKGRDYRIHSEKNFIGRSATMDIAVTGDESVSREKHASVAYDPKRRATWILPGEAAGLVYLNDQLVNTPMKLAPRDIVEVGKTKLMFWPLCDDKFHWD
- a CDS encoding MotA/TolQ/ExbB proton channel family protein, with the translated sequence MSQPQQVAPVRAPQPPAGSAPAASPQNTLNQLWAVPDRRTVMMISVGAAIVFILLLTAIFPKDSHGAEILTDHSKYSHFPYPFTIQNLEHILFFIGLGELFVRWRVASREHEFAEMHLLPEDQETVLTHGDLGPIRRRVAHMFGREHGFLPYLIDVSILQFQSGRSIEQVVGVMNSSLELIEHRVDLRYGLIRYIAWLIPTVGFIGTVVGLGGSLALVPQNGNISIYEIAQALSLGFNCTMVALMESAILVFVLYLAQEKEETAINLAGTYTLRNLINRLYEEPK
- a CDS encoding Fe-S-containing protein, which produces MRASRFKISGRLLLAGAVALVGLTASLTVVGIGPRTTEVVGIGAITIATSDIKPGSVKFYSYQGASGDKIRFLLSRDETGDVRAAIDACQRCYTFHKGYTASRDGYLICRLCGNRYKLSDKTLGIATCNPVKLPIRKNGDTVQVNSNDLEHNRSMF
- a CDS encoding FHA domain-containing protein; translated protein: MSSRRFTVGRAPTCDIPIADDSVSRVHAEIVILGTDRMLVRDLGSQNGTVLLRQGREFKLGEETIYLTDTLRFGEVTLLAREVYEALPAEQPVPAAVVQRPARGKPSSGGAVMVRCDCGAVKPRGQQCPVCGE
- a CDS encoding glutamine amidotransferase encodes the protein MKSAIAIRYVHFEDLGTFEQPLRQAGFDVHYIEAADGKLDEAKCLAADILFSLGGPIGAYEDDAYPMLKPILAMLERRIAADLPTVGICLGAQLLSRALGAHVYPGAGKEIGWSPIRLTEFGAASSLRNFGSTPVLHWHGDTFDLPHGGTLLASTERYANQAFSFGHKVLGLQFHPEVTARGLERWFIGHACEIAATSGIDVPSLRAQSTRFASELEAASQKFLVEWLGQCGIGGIEGAQDVDGRVMRR